The proteins below come from a single Pichia kudriavzevii chromosome 2, complete sequence genomic window:
- a CDS encoding uncharacterized protein (PKUD0B10080; similar to Saccharomyces cerevisiae YHR028C (DAP2); ancestral locus Anc_5.272), translating to MEKSRHSIPSLSFSGLSFFFYPILLFPNSRLHFKLYRHHQIANMFATGASDMKFVARKGTSSWKFITFVAIVLIYGSVLLISEIKSLYVVRKTLQTQDFGIHSVYPLKYMDASDTSGDTRRKPLTLQDLRNGTFLPETKDIQWISTPTSLIDDSGDFVVVENDRYYLKSLNDSESSTLLYDLGTNLEINNVTYNVEDITFSNDLKIALLTCNKVQNWRHSYFASYLIYNVETKDIRPLIDGEDNKDVALAVISPDSSKISYVLRNNIYITDISNFGVPETRQITSDGSAQIFNGKPDWVYEEEVFESDTALWWSPDSSHLAFLHSNDTEVPEYPITYFARENPGDTASYPSVEKIKYPKAGFPNPIVDILIYDCNHEVLKYLPEEDPFYNDAEISNLDRLITEVTWVGNEQALVRVTNRESDVLKIFIISCPSNTLEVSSFISRFLDGREEKSWFEISHNTMFIPKSENRKYNGYIDVIDVDGYDHLAYFAPPESSEPSVILTTGEWEVVNGPVAYDHVLEKLYYVSTEKSSMERHVYSIGIDGKGKTNITNTEEPAWYDVSFSKGARYLLLSNQGPNVPYQIILDLHKGTSTPFTENHQLEKILEEYEIPETIYGNITLKDGTIVNCKETLPLNFDKSNKYPLLFFVYGGPGSQLVQKSFAVSFSSIIAAEFNTVVVTVDGRGTGFRGKKFRNIVRDNLGHFEVNDQVQAAEHWISRGYIDKARTAIWGWSYGGYMTLKTMEFDAGKTFKFGMSVAPVTDWKLYDSVYTERYMHTPQQNPGGYEDARVSNVTNFKGVKRFLIMHGTGDDNVHFQNTMQLIDAFDIEGVENYDMHVFPDSDHSIRWHNAGTMVYNRLFTWLGNAFSGEYENAFYLQDTLGASQYGFDDFIDLYG from the coding sequence ATGGAGAAAAGTCGGCATTCCATACCttctttatcattttctggtctttctttttttttttacccTATTCTTCTATTTCCAAACAGCAGACTTCACTTCAAGTTATACAGACATCACCAAATTGCTAACATGTTTGCTACTGGTGCTAGTGATATGAAGTTCGTTGCGAGAAAAGGGACGTCTTCTTGGAAGTTTATAACCTTTGTGGCTATTGTTCTCATATATGGTTCGGTTTTGCTAATATCAGAGATAAAGAGTCTGTATGTGGTCCGCAAAACTCTCCAAACACAAGATTTTGGAATACATAGTGTGTATCCGCTCAAATATATGGATGCGAGTGATACAAGTGGTGACACACGAAGGAAACCACTCACTTTACAAGACTTGAGAAATGGCACTTTTCTGCCAGAAACTAAAGATATCCAATGGATATCAACACCGACTTCATTAATTGACGACTCTGgtgattttgttgttgttgaaaatgacagatattatttgaaaagctTGAATGATTCCGAAAGTTCCACTCTTCTTTACGACTTAGGAACAAATTTagaaatcaacaatgtcaCTTAcaatgttgaagatataACTTTCAGTAATGACCTAAAAATTGCCCTATTGACTTGTAATAAAGTTCAAAATTGGAGACACTCATACTTTGCATCATACCTTATCTACAATGTTGAGACAAAGGATATCAGGCCGCTGATTGATGGTGAAGATAATAAAGATGTTGCTCTTGCAGTCATTTCACCGGACTCGAGTAAAATCTCCTATGTCTTGCGCAACAATATCTACATAACAGACATCTCTAACTTTGGTGTGCCCGAAACTAGACAAATAACATCAGATGGAAGCGCCCAAATATTCAATGGTAAACCTGACTGGGTGTATGAGGAGGAGGTTTTTGAATCTGATACCGCACTATGGTGGTCACCAGATTCTTCTCACTTGGCATTTTTACATTCAAATGACACTGAGGTGCCAGAATATCCAATAACGTACTTTGCTAGGGAGAATCCAGGTGACACGGCATCGTATCCATCAGTGGAGAAGATAAAATATCCGAAAGCTGGCTTTCCTAATCCAATTGTTGATATATTGATCTACGATTGCAACcatgaagttttgaaatatttacCTGAGGAGGATCCATTTTATAATGATGCCGAAATAAGTAACCTCGATAGACTTATCACCGAAGTTACATGGGTCGGTAACGAACAGGCTTTGGTGCGAGTGACAAACAGGGAATCTGACGTTTTAAAGATTTTTATTATATCTTGTCCATCTAATACTTTAGAAGTTTCGTCATTTATTAGCAGGTTCCTAGATGGCAGAGAGGAAAAATCTTGGTTTGAGATTTCTCATAACACCATGTTCATACCAAAGTctgaaaacagaaaataTAACGGTTAcattgatgttattgatgtAGACGGTTATGATCATCTAGCCTATTTTGCTCCCCCGGAATCATCGGAGCCTAGTGTTATACTGACAACGGGCGAATGGGAAGTTGTCAATGGACCAGTTGCCTATGATcatgttttggaaaaactCTACTATGTTTCAACTGAAAAGTCATCCATGGAAAGACATGTTTACTCGATCGGTATTGATGGTAAAGGTAAAACAAATATTACGAACACTGAAGAACCTGCATGGTATGACgtatcattttcaaaggGAGCCAGGTACCTGCTCTTGTCGAACCAAGGACCTAATGTTCCATATCAAATTATCTTAGATCTCCACAAAGGCACATCTACTCCTTTTACAGAGAACCACCAATTGGAAAAGATATTGGAGGAATATGAAATTCCCGAGACTATCTATGGAAATATCACTTTAAAAGATGGTACTATTGTCAACTGCAAGGAAACCTTACCTCTGAATTTCGATAAATCAAACAAGTATCcgttattattttttgtttacgGAGGACCAGGATCCCAACTAGTACAAAAATCATTTGCtgtttcattttcttcgATTATTGCAGCAGAGTTCAATACTGTTGTTGTAACAGTTGATGGGCGTGGCACAGGTTTTAGAGGCAAAAAATTCCGTAATATTGTCCGAGATAATTTAGGCCATTTTGAGGTTAATGATCAAGTGCAAGCTGCTGAACATTGGATATCTAGAGGATATATTGACAAGGCGCGTACTGCCATTTGGGGGTGGTCTTATGGTGGATATATGACCCTCAAGACCATGGAATTTGATGCTGGCAAGACATTTAAATTTGGAATGTCAGTGGCTCCTGTGACTGATTGGAAACTGTATGATTCAGTGTACACAGAGCGGTACATGCATACACCGCAACAAAATCCAGGTGGGTATGAAGATGCGAGAGTCTCCAATGTTACCAACTTCAAAGGTGTTAAACGGTTCCTAATTATGCATGGTACCGGTGATGATAACgtacattttcaaaacacTATGCAATTAATAGACGCGTTCGACATTGAAGGTGTTGAAAACTATGATATGCATGTTTTTCCGGATAGCGATCATAGCATTCGTTGGCATAACGCTGGTACAATGGTCTATAATAGACTCTTCACCTGGTTGGGGAATGCATTTAGTGGCGAATACGAAAATGCGTTTTATTTACAAGACACATTAGGTGCCTCTCAGTACGGATTCGACGATTTTATAGATTTATATGGGTAG
- a CDS encoding uncharacterized protein (PKUD0B10090; similar to Saccharomyces cerevisiae YHR030C (SLT2) and YKL161C (KDX1); ancestral locus Anc_5.274), whose protein sequence is MMHRFNPDMYHSFNVFNQKFIVDKRFELIRGLGQGAYGVVCSARCTENGEGEDKVAIKKVTNVFSKKILCKRALREIKLLAHFRGHKNIIFLCDLDIIPDVYGNFDEIFLYEELMECDLHQIIRSKQALTDSHYQSFVYQILCGLKYIHSADVLHRDLKPGNLLVNADCELKICDFGLARGYSSDPEKNQGFLTEYVATRWYRAPEIILSFQGYTKAIDMWSVGCILAELLGGQTIFKGKDYVDQLNEILRVLGTPDEETIQTIKSSRAQAYIRSLPYMEKIPFSRLYPNAEPLAIDLLEKLLTLEPDKRITVDEALEHPYLEVWHDPLDEPSCPKKFDFAFEAVDDLLSMKEMIIHEVRAFREFVRAPYTGEEEIFDSSKYHYNDLSQQQQFMQQQQKQQHQLQQQQQQQQQQQQQQQQLYQQQQMIHQNQNQLQYQQQQQQQHQLHQLQQQQQQQQGSLIHQPSLMTPTERLPETEALPHPEEMIFNNDNNIDLEQELAYGLDRYTYQ, encoded by the coding sequence ATGATGCACAGGTTCAATCCAGATATGTACCATTCTTTCAACGTGTTCAACCAAAAGTTTATAGTTGATAAGAGGTTTGAACTCATTAGAGGTTTGGGACAGGGGGCTTATGGTGTGGTCTGTTCTGCTCGATGCACGGAAAACGGCGAGGGAGAAGACAAGGTTGCCATCAAAAAAGTCACCAATGTTTTCAGTAAAAAGATTCTATGCAAGAGGGCCTTACGAGAGATCAAGTTACTTGCACATTTTAGGGGTCATAAAAACATCATTTTCTTATGCGACTTAGATATAATACCCGATGTATATGGTAACTTTGATGAGATATTCCTCTATGAAGAGCTGATGGAATGTGATCTACATCAAATCATTCGGTCTAAACAGGCCCTAACAGACTCTCATTATCAATCTTTTGTTTACCAGATTCTATGTGGATTGAAGTATATACATTCTGCTGACGTCCTACACAGGGACCTCAAGCCTGGTAACTTGCTTGTCAATGCAGATTGtgaattgaagatttgTGACTTTGGCTTGGCAAGAGGTTATTCTAGTGACCCGGAGAAGAACCAAGGATTCTTGACGGAATATGTGGCCACTAGATGGTATAGAGCGCCTGAAATTATTCTTTCCTTTCAAGGTTACACCAAGGCCATAGATATGTGGTCAGTTGGATGTATTTTAGCAGAACTATTAGGCGGTCAGACAATCTTTAAGGGGAAAGACTATGTTGATCAATTGAATGAAATTCTCAGAGTTTTAGGAACACCCGACGAGGAAACAATTCAAACCATCAAGTCTTCTAGAGCACAAGCTTACATTAGGTCCTTGCCATATATGGAGAAAATACCCTTCAGTAGATTGTATCCTAATGCAGAACCATTGGCTATTGATCTACTAGAGAAATTGTTGACCTTAGAGCCCGATAAGCGTATCACTGTCGATGAAGCGTTGGAACATCCGTATTTGGAAGTTTGGCATGATCCATTGGATGAACCAAGTTGTCCAAagaaatttgattttgcatTTGAAGCCGTTGATGATTTATTGTCTATGAAGGAAATGATTATCCACGAAGTCCGTGCATTTAGAGAATTTGTACGGGCTCCATATACAGGCGAAGAGGAAATctttgattcttcaaaataccaTTATAATGACCTAAGtcagcaacaacaatttatgcaacagcaacagaaacagcaacatcaattacaacaacaacaacaacaacaacaacaacaacaacagcaacaacagcaactttatcaacagcagcagatgattcatcaaaatcaaaatcaacttcaatatcaacagcaacagcaacagcaacatcaGCTTCACCAATtacagcagcagcaacaacaacaacaaggaAGCTTGATACATCAACCGTCATTGATGACACCTACAGAAAGGTTGCCAGAAACAGAGGCTCTCCCACACCCTGAGGAGATGATATTTAATAATGACAATAACATAGATTTGGAACAAGAGTTGGCCTACGGACTCGACAGATATACATACCAGTAG